DNA from Gramella sp. MAR_2010_147:
GCGATTGGATTATTGATTTCAAAAACTGAAAGCAAAATGGTATAAAGAATAAACAATACGATTATTTGCATGGTTAATCCAACAAAATATCTGGATAACAATACTTTGATCTTGTTAAAAACTCGCTGGAACTTTTGTTCATCCCCGCGATTGGCAAAAACAAGAATACTATTCAGCATTAATTTACTGTCTTTCAGGAAAAAAAATGAAATAAACAGGATAGAAAAGACTGCTACCATTGTTGCGCCTAAGATTCCAAATACGTTATTTAAAAACTGTGGAATGAGACTAACATCGAAATTCCGTACAAACTCACTCCTCTTAAGTCCTTCAATGATATTGATCTCCTCGATACCGAGGTAGTTGTTAATTTGATCATTAAGGTCGTTTAAATCGCTTTTAAATGCCTCAATATCTATTTGTCCTAAATATTTACTTTGCTCAATTACAATTGGAACAAAGACAAAAATAACTCCGACAAAAATCGCTAGCACCAGTACCAGAACGGTAATAACGGCCAATTGATTGGGTAAACGTAATTTATTACGAAGAAAGATAACGATAGGCCTGCCAATCAGTGCGATAACTCCAGCTATAGCTACATAAATAATGACCGATTGGATTTCCCACAAAAAATAGAGTAGTAACACAATACCAATCATGATACCGGTAGCTCTTAATATCCCATTTGCAAAATCATGTGCTTTCACGCCGTAAATATATTATTTCTTAGCAAACTTGTTGAATGCTTTGGTGATTTCGTATAACGCGATTCCTATAGATTGTGCCACATTCATACTACTGTTTGCTCCATACATTTCAATATGATATAGTTCATCACAATGTTCTAGAGCCTCTTTGCTAATTCCATGACGTTCATTTCCAGCGATTAAAAGGATGTTCTCTTTGTCTTTTATACTGAAATGTTCAATTTTTTGACTTTTGGAAGTAATCTCTATTGCGATAGCTCTAAAGCCTTGATTTTTAAAATTTTTAATGCTTTGAGATGAATCCTCTAAAAATTCAAAGTTGACCGTTTTATGAGTATTTCTGGCAGTGCGTTTAAGCCTGTTACTTTCAATGTTGGGTTTACTTCCACAAAAGATTATTTTTTGAATTCCAAAAGCATCTGCCAGGCGGAAGGTACTGCCAAGGTTTGCTTCCCCTGTAATATTATCCAGTAAAAGAACGATTGGAAATTCTCTTTTTTGAAAAGACGTTTCGTGATGTGTAAGTTGATCAATCAATTTTCAAAGGCATATTTAATAATATTAGCACCCATTTTCAAGGCTTTCTGGCGTACCTCCTCGGGATCATTATGAACTTCGGGACTTTCCCACCCATCTCCAAGATCGCTTTCAAAAGTAAAGAGTAAAATGAGCCTGTCGTTTTCTATAATCCCAAATGCCTGTGGAGCAAGTGCATCGTGTTCATGGATTTTGGGAAGACCATTAGGAAAATTAAAAGCAGATGAAAAAATGGGATGGTTAGCAGGTAATTCTACAAAATCCTTCTCTGGAAACATCTTTTTAATTTCTTTTCTAACATATTCATTCATCCCATAATTATCATCGATGTGAAGAAAACCACCACTTAAAAGATAGTTTCTCAGATTTTCAATTTCATGGTCGCTGAATATTACATTTCCATGACCTGTCATATGTACCAATGGAAACTGAAAAATATCGGTGCTGCCCGGTTCTACGGTTTCCGGTTTCGCACTTATTTGAGTATTGATATTGGCATTGCAGAATTCTATCAGATTAGGCAAGGCTGTGGGATTGGAGTACCAGTCACCGCCACCACTATATTTTAAAACAGCGATTTCCTGAGCATTACTTAAGAAAGAAATGCTCAGTAGAAAGATGAATATGGAGATTTTCAATTTTGGCATTTTATAATTTCTGATTGGTAATTGCAACAGTATGGCATGCAACTATTGCCGCAGTCTCTGTGCGCAACCTACTGTCACCCAAGCTTATTGCCACCCAGTTATTTTTCAGTGCCGCTAAAATTTCCTTTTTGCTGAAATCACCTTCCGGTCCAATTAAAATATTAATATTTTCTTCAGGTTTCACTTTAGACTGAAGATA
Protein-coding regions in this window:
- a CDS encoding TrmH family RNA methyltransferase, which produces MIDQLTHHETSFQKREFPIVLLLDNITGEANLGSTFRLADAFGIQKIIFCGSKPNIESNRLKRTARNTHKTVNFEFLEDSSQSIKNFKNQGFRAIAIEITSKSQKIEHFSIKDKENILLIAGNERHGISKEALEHCDELYHIEMYGANSSMNVAQSIGIALYEITKAFNKFAKK
- a CDS encoding DUF4159 domain-containing protein, whose translation is MPKLKISIFIFLLSISFLSNAQEIAVLKYSGGGDWYSNPTALPNLIEFCNANINTQISAKPETVEPGSTDIFQFPLVHMTGHGNVIFSDHEIENLRNYLLSGGFLHIDDNYGMNEYVRKEIKKMFPEKDFVELPANHPIFSSAFNFPNGLPKIHEHDALAPQAFGIIENDRLILLFTFESDLGDGWESPEVHNDPEEVRQKALKMGANIIKYAFEN
- a CDS encoding AI-2E family transporter; its protein translation is MKAHDFANGILRATGIMIGIVLLLYFLWEIQSVIIYVAIAGVIALIGRPIVIFLRNKLRLPNQLAVITVLVLVLAIFVGVIFVFVPIVIEQSKYLGQIDIEAFKSDLNDLNDQINNYLGIEEINIIEGLKRSEFVRNFDVSLIPQFLNNVFGILGATMVAVFSILFISFFFLKDSKLMLNSILVFANRGDEQKFQRVFNKIKVLLSRYFVGLTMQIIVLFILYTILLSVFEINNPIAIAFICAFLNLVPYLGPLLAGILMALFVISSFLGADFSSIILPRLIYVMLGYGICQLIDNFISQPMIFGASVKSHPLEIFLIILIAGLMFGITGMVVAVPFYTALKVIAKESLSEYKIVKRLTRDM